Proteins from a single region of Nitrospirota bacterium:
- a CDS encoding response regulator — MTEIKWSVLIVDDEANNRQILRQILKDTYKLSFATDGLHAMDKAAKDKPDMILLDLMMPGIDGFETCRRLKADNATAYIPVIFVTSMVDAEDESHGFDVGGIDYITKPVSPSIVLHRVAAHLALSNQKRVCELTIIKRTKELIESQQASVFMLGKAGHFNDTDTGAHIWRMASYSVEIAKARGWNADELEKIKYAAPMHDTGKIGIPGNILRKPSKLDPDEWKTMMTHPTIGHGILSESDTPLFKMSTDIAHCHHEKWNGSGYPNGFKEKEMPESAAIVAIADVFDALTSVRPYKEAWPIDKAFEEIRNGAGSHFAPYLVDCFFEVEAEIRRLKDMWDQKEKSGDSRV; from the coding sequence ATGACAGAAATTAAATGGAGTGTGTTAATAGTTGATGATGAGGCCAATAACAGGCAGATACTGCGGCAGATACTGAAAGATACGTATAAGCTGTCATTTGCCACAGATGGTTTACATGCCATGGATAAGGCCGCGAAGGACAAACCAGATATGATTCTGCTTGACCTTATGATGCCTGGAATTGATGGCTTTGAGACGTGCCGCCGCCTGAAGGCTGACAATGCGACCGCCTACATCCCCGTTATCTTTGTTACTTCTATGGTAGACGCGGAGGATGAATCGCATGGATTTGATGTTGGGGGCATTGACTACATTACAAAGCCGGTATCTCCGTCTATTGTACTGCATAGAGTGGCAGCTCATTTAGCGCTGTCTAATCAAAAACGGGTTTGTGAGCTGACTATTATAAAGCGCACAAAGGAGCTGATAGAGAGCCAGCAAGCATCTGTGTTTATGCTTGGAAAGGCCGGTCATTTCAATGACACTGACACAGGGGCGCATATATGGCGGATGGCGTCTTATTCGGTGGAAATAGCAAAGGCGCGCGGCTGGAATGCTGATGAGCTTGAGAAGATAAAGTATGCGGCGCCAATGCACGATACAGGGAAAATTGGGATTCCCGGTAATATTTTGAGAAAACCGTCTAAACTTGATCCTGATGAGTGGAAAACGATGATGACACATCCTACAATCGGCCACGGTATCTTATCTGAAAGCGATACCCCTTTATTTAAGATGTCTACGGATATAGCTCACTGTCACCACGAGAAATGGAATGGTTCGGGCTATCCTAATGGTTTCAAAGAAAAAGAGATGCCTGAAAGTGCGGCAATTGTGGCCATTGCCGATGTGTTTGACGCACTCACCTCAGTGCGGCCATACAAAGAGGCATGGCCTATTGATAAGGCATTTGAAGAAATCAGAAATGGAGCAGGAAGTCATTTTGCACCGTACCTTGTTGATTGCTTTTTTGAGGTAGAGGCTGAAATCAGAAGACTTAAAGATATGTGGGATCAGAAAGAAAAAAGCGGAGATTCCCGTGTTTAG